Proteins co-encoded in one Eremothecium sinecaudum strain ATCC 58844 chromosome VI, complete sequence genomic window:
- the NIT3 gene encoding putative hydrolase (Syntenic homolog of Ashbya gossypii ACL190W; Syntenic homolog of Saccharomyces cerevisiae YLR351C (NIT3)) has protein sequence MSKLLASKIKVALIQLSGSTPDKTANLARAAHFVEKAMTQHPETKIVVLPESFSVPYEMSKFRDYSEVISPEATSIRALSDIASKWKITLVGGSIPELDPETSKIYNTSVIFNESGEIIGKHRKVHLFDISIPNGIKFKESNTLSGGSDLTHVKSTVGKFGVGICYDIRFPELAMLAARDNAFAMIYPSAFNTITGPMHWHLLARSRSLDNQIYTLLCSPARNLEAKYHAYGHSLVVNPNGEVIAEAGEGEEIIFADLDPADIEKARSSIPVSTQRRFDVYPDVSAGLRTP, from the coding sequence ATGTCGAAGTTGTTAGCATCAAAGATAAAGGTTGCATTAATCCAATTGTCGGGTTCTACCCCTGACAAGACAGCCAATTTGGCCCGCGCTGCGCATTTTGTGGAGAAGGCCATGACTCAACATCCTGAAACAAAGATAGTTGTTCTACCAGAATCCTTTTCTGTTCCTTATGAAATGAGTAAGTTTCGGGACTATTCAGAAGTAATATCACCAGAAGCCACTTCCATTAGGGCCCTATCAGATATCGCTTCTAAATGGAAGATTACTTTGGTAGGAGGTTCCATTCCTGAATTAGATCCCGAGACGTCGAAGATATATAATACATCTGTTATTTTCAATGAATCAGGAGAAATTATTGGCAAACACCGTAAGGTTCACCTTTTTGATATATCTATTCCTAATGGAATCAAATTTAAGGAAAGCAATACACTAAGTGGTGGTAGCGATCTTACTCATGTTAAATCTACTGTTGGTAAATTTGGAGTTGGAATATGTTATGATATTCGCTTCCCAGAACTAGCTATGCTTGCAGCAAGAGATAATGCATTTGCAATGATTTATCCTAGTGCATTTAATACTATTACTGGGCCAATGCATTGGCATCTACTTGCAAGGTCTCGGAGTTTGGACAACCAGATCTACACCCTATTATGCTCCCCTGCCAGAAATCTCGAAGCAAAGTACCATGCCTACGGTCATAGTTTGGTTGTGAATCCAAATGGAGAAGTCATTGCAGAGGCTGGCGAAGGTGAAGAGATCATATTCGCGGACCTTGACCCGGCCGACATTGAAAAAGCAAGATCATCAATACCCGTATCAACGCAAAGAAGATTCGATGTCTATCCAGACGTCAGTGCAGGTTTGCGTACACCATAA
- the TAL1 gene encoding sedoheptulose-7-phosphate:D-glyceraldehyde-3-phosphate transaldolase TAL1 (Syntenic homolog of Ashbya gossypii ACL196W; Syntenic homolog of Saccharomyces cerevisiae YLR354C (TAL1) and YGR043C (NQM1)): MTEPMQKKVKVPEGNSLEQLKATNTVVVADTGDFESIARFTPQDATTNPSLILAAAKKDDYKQLIENAIAYAKEKGGSIEQQTEAAIDKLLVEFGRAILNVVPGRVSTEVDARLSFDKDATVKKALEIIELYEKEGISRERVLIKIASTWEGIQAAKELESKHDIHVNLTLLFSFVQAVAAAEANVTLISPFVGRILDWYKASTGETYTAETDPGVISVKRIYNYYKKHGYKTIVMGASFRNTGEIRALAGVDFLTISPALLDELITSVEPVPRILDPESAAAKGDEKVSYLNDESNFRLHLNDDAMATEKLSEGIRKFSADIVTLYELVGAKLRNSDA; this comes from the coding sequence AACAAATACAGTTGTTGTCGCTGATACTGGCGATTTCGAATCAATTGCTAGATTTACTCCTCAAGATGCTACGACAAACCCATCATTGATTTTAGCTGCTGCCAAGAAAGATGATTACAAGCAGTTGATTGAAAACGCAATTGCTTACGCAAAGGAAAAGGGCGGTAGTATAGAACAGCAAACGGAAGCTGCTATCGATAAATTACTAGTTGAATTTGGTAGAGCAATCCTAAATGTTGTGCCTGGTAGAGTTTCCACAGAAGTTGATGCCCGTCTATCTTTTGACAAGGACGCTACTGTTAAGAAGGCTTTGGAAATCATCGAGCTCTACGAAAAAGAAGGTATTTCACGTGAACGTGTGCTGATCAAAATTGCCTCTACTTGGGAAGGTATTCAAGCAGCTAAGGAGTTAGAAAGTAAACATGACATCCATGTTAACTTGACCCTTTTATTCTCTTTTGTTCAGGCTGTTGCCGCAGCAGAGGCAAACGTGACCTTGATCTCACCATTTGTGGGACGTATTCTTGACTGGTACAAGGCTTCAACTGGGGAAACCTACACGGCCGAGACTGACCCAGGTGTCATATCCGTAAAGCGTATTTACAACTACTACAAGAAACACGGTTACAAGACTATTGTTATGGGTGCATCCTTCCGTAATACCGGAGAGATTCGCGCATTGGCTGGAGTTGACTTTTTGACAATTTCTCCTGCTTTGTTGGACGAACTCATCACTTCCGTTGAACCTGTTCCTCGCATTTTGGACCCAGAGTCTGCCGCTGCTAAGGGTGACGAGAAAGTGTCTTACCTAAATGATGAATCTAACTTTAGACTTCACTTAAACGATGACGCAATGGCTACTGAAAAACTTTCAGAGGGTATTCGTAAGTTCTCCGCGGATATTGTCACTTTATATGAGTTGGTTGGCGCCAAGCTCCGTAACTCAGATGCATAG
- the LUG1 gene encoding Lug1p (Syntenic homolog of Ashbya gossypii ACL192C; Syntenic homolog of Saccharomyces cerevisiae YLR352W): MEEGHTHFRQLPAEIVYEILSRQFRDLMSNDHPPSSEKYHSNLKIFLKSNSTVNKIFYRVSRVLVYRYLNFATARCFNRVLEVLKKDTTGLRRLVQVADFQELSSIGLGRTGEMNKMIKNLTRDTLYEFLLLTSSNLREFLASEHIQGDLDERVIFFLVRPGSLLNVLDFCGCSGAEFTETFINVVSKLYDKESGEPKQHNYQLTSIGLHDCTDLPTETLGLFLSTVPELQKLDLSHTSIDDYTLVNVLPHWKNLSHLSLGNCSQLTPRGILEFFSYHPTVTDNNNCTLQWLSLKTHKHTSSWTETQTMFLLKKLCRYGHNLTLQYLNIGGMPLHYSEDNKIVKTAYYYQCQDTLTFIKWNFPKLKSLSIRKANIPIQGLVRFLSVEDTLDRGVIEYSSSPSTTSCTRDSILQQPIQQQQQQLRFLDVAGNSYLNKWTVTDSALFTSSDSLVAVELPFESWQEIERRKGSEITFMKPLVNGITKSSMVHDYSRVEEVKWKCYMDASYGRRYWIYKVDDILNQDDLDHRGSMTRYDEQGRKIVEIISQPDFLKYAQNKIMLGCGIVPLTGIRREKTYREMRHPLSRYISKDGKLSITGTYTAPIRRPRLPPGIWRIIHNGEDEDLNSEPIEEDMPENITRNNNEQESRSNSFVYRQATTRDGLYWDRSVTDLQLLAAASGTDNTHDIISINSSNIPAGINEFDLNYEDLDNPELQRRRSQFNLFRLSSATIPNEDTIVAGSERASLLAKALINWCPLQQTLPYYNQLSQQRSLNGEYPEWFSPQISKTYTVYLQTMDEYEVFGCIERGIYRYYSLKT; encoded by the coding sequence ATGGAAGAAGGTCATACTCACTTTAGGCAGCTGCCTGCAGAAATTGTCTATGAAATCCTATCGCGCCAATTTAGGGACTTGATGTCCAATGATCACCCTCCTAGCTCTGAAAAGTACCATTCAAACTTAAAGATATTCTTAAAGAGCAATTCAACTGTTAATAAGATCTTCTATCGGGTCTCAAGGGTTTTGGTTTACAGGTATTTGAACTTCGCTACTGCGAGATGTTTTAATAGAGTATTAGAGGTTTTAAAAAAGGATACTACAGGATTAAGAAGACTTGTGCAAGTAGCAGACTTCCAGGAGCTATCTTCGATCGGATTAGGGAGAACAGGCGAGATGAATAAAATGATCAAGAATTTAACTAGGGATACATTATATGAGTTTTTATTACTCACGTCCAGTAATTTAAGGGAGTTTTTAGCAAGTGAGCATATTCAAGGTGATCTGGATGAGAGAGTCATCTTCTTTTTAGTAAGGCCAGGGTCTTTACTAAATGTTCTTGACTTTTGTGGGTGCTCTGGAGCCGAATTTACAGAGACTTTCATAAATGTAGTTTCGAAATTATACGATAAAGAATCTGGCGAGCCGAAACAACATAATTATCAATTGACGTCTATAGGTTTGCATGACTGCACAGATTTGCCTACAGAAACGTTAGGATTATTTTTAAGTACAGTGCCAGAACTCCAAAAACTGGATTTGTCACATACATCAATTGATGACTACACGTTAGTCAATGTCTTACCACACTGGAAGAACCTGTCACATCTTTCTCTAGGAAACTGCTCTCAATTGACCCCTAGAGGAATTCTGGAATTTTTTAGCTACCACCCAACTGTCACAGATAACAATAACTGTACGCTGCAATGGCTAAGCTTAAAAACACATAAGCATACGTCCTCATGGACTGAAACACAAACCATGTTTTTACTGAAGAAACTATGTCGTTATGGTCATAATCTAACTCTACAATATTTAAACATTGGTGGCATGCCCCTGCACTACTCTGAGGATAATAAAATTGTTAAAACCGCATACTACTATCAATGCCAAGATACTCTAACTTTTATCAAATGGAATTTCCCTAAACTCAAATCGTTAAGTATAAGAAAAGCTAATATTCCAATTCAGGGTTTAGTAAGGTTTTTATCCGTAGAGGATACGCTGGATCGTGGTGTCATTGAATATTCATCTTCGCCTTCCACAACTTCGTGTACAAGAGATAGCATTCTCCAACAGCCCATtcagcagcaacaacaacaactAAGATTCTTAGATGTGGCTGGAAATAGCTACTTGAATAAGTGGACTGTAACAGATTCGGCATTATTTACATCATCGGATTCTCTTGTCGCTGTAGAGCTGCCATTTGAAAGCTGGCAAGAAATAGAGCGCCGCAAGGGATCTGAAATAACATTTATGAAGCCATTGGTCAATGGGATTACTAAATCTTCGATGGTACACGACTACTCAAGAGTCGAAGAAGTTAAATGGAAATGTTACATGGACGCCTCTTATGGAAGACGATACTGGATATATAAAGTTGACGATATTCTAAACCAAGATGACTTAGACCATAGGGGCTCTATGACAAGGTATGATGAACAAGGTCGCAAAATTGTTGAAATAATAAGTCAACCTGACTTTCTGAAGTATGCACAGAACAAAATTATGCTAGGTTGCGGAATCGTTCCTTTAACTGGTATTAGGCGAGAAAAGACATATAGGGAGATGAGGCATCCTCTCTCAAGATATATTAGTAAGGATGGCAAACTATCCATAACTGGTACATATACAGCTCCTATTAGAAGACCAAGACTTCCACCTGGTATTTGGAGAATCATACACAACggtgaagatgaagacCTGAATAGCGAGCccattgaagaagatatgCCCGAAAACATAACCAGAAATAATAATGAGCAAGAATCAAGATCCAATAGCTTTGTTTACAGACAAGCTACTACAAGAGATGGTTTGTACTGGGACAGGTCCGTCACGGATCTACAACTACTAGCAGCAGCTTCAGGCACTGATAATACGCATGATATTATTAGCATTAACAGTAGTAATATACCGGCCGGCATTAACGAATTTGATCTTAACTACGAAGACTTAGATAATCCCGAATTGCAAAGAAGACGTTCCCAATTTAACCTATTCCGTCTATCATCCGCAACTATTCCAAATGAAGATACTATTGTTGCTGGTTCGGAGAGGGCTTCGCTTTTAGCGAAGGCTTTAATTAACTGGTGTCCATTACAGCAAACCCTTCCATACTATAACCAATTATCCCAACAAAGGTCCCTTAACGGAGAATATCCGGAATGGTTTTCTCCGCAAATCAGTAAAACCTACACAGTCTACCTTCAAACTATGGATGAGTACGAGGTATTTGGTTGCATAGAAAGGGGTATTTATAGATACTATAGCTTGAAAACGTAA
- the MTE1 gene encoding Mte1p (Syntenic homolog of Ashbya gossypii ACL194C; Syntenic homolog of Saccharomyces cerevisiae YGR042W), translating into MLNENLPSQVIEYQCQYTDQLLKKRKTWHDGKLKFFRLTNKFQLFDEEGVMLSSDFVTNSKKIANICDEEGFGVVEHHIFSSYLVIIEQVQCEYTKEINLHQDKNTNVSRRQVLKSTHTKQKATDITRHSLSLQLNKPFKPPKLKNVISIISTSAPYSQPELPSTSTMVTSDNSSSMAHSQPCYRRVSLDNRVRSIKRTIIHEPIVL; encoded by the coding sequence ATGCTCAATGAAAACTTACCGTCTCAAGTAATTGAATATCAATGCCAATATACAGACCAACTGCTTAAGAAACGCAAGACTTGGCATGATGGGAAACTCAAGTTTTTCCGGCTAACGAATAAATTCCAACTATTTGACGAAGAGGGAGTTATGTTAAGCAGTGATTTCGTAACCAACAGCAAGAAAATCGCAAATATATGTGATGAAGAAGGCTTTGGTGTTGTAGAGCACCATATTTTCTCTTCCTACCTTGTCATAATTGAACAAGTTCAATGCGAATATACTAAGGAAATTAATCTTCATCAAGACAAGAATACCAATGTAAGTCGGCGACAAGTACTAAAATCAACACATACCAAGCAAAAAGCTACTGATATTACACGACATAGTCTCTCATTACAATTAAACAAACCGTTTAAGCCTCCAAAGCTTAAGAATGTTATAAGCATCATTTCCACCTCCGCGCCATATTCACAGCCGGAACTACCGTCGACAAGTACAATGGTTACATCCGATAACTCCTCAAGCATGGCTCATTCACAACCCTGCTATAGGCGAGTTTCATTAGATAACCGTGTGAGATCCATAAAGAGAACTATTATCCATGAACCAATAGTACTTTAG
- a CDS encoding Zn(II)2Cys6 transcription factor domain-containing protein (Syntenic homolog of Ashbya gossypii ACL195C; Syntenic homolog of Ashbya gossypii NOHBY314; No homolog in Saccharomyces cerevisiae; Non-syntenic homolog of Kluyveromyces lactis KLLA0D00396g) yields the protein MSEDETYNTINSSSHASWKMTKPLRSCVRCRRNKTKCNSAATRPEPCSSCAKKGVTCELEYVIPPQRSKELRSLYENVEYVRSKLEKLTDSCGQLLNYCRASVDTA from the coding sequence ATGTCTGAAGACGAAACTTACAATACAATAAATTCCAGCAGTCATGCATCATGGAAAATGACAAAACCTCTGCGCTCTTGCGTTAGATGTCGGCGCAACAAGACTAAGTGTAACTCGGCTGCAACGCGACCAGAACCATGTAGTTCTTGCGCAAAGAAAGGTGTTACCTGCGAACTGGAATATGTTATCCCTCCACAACGTTCTAAAGAACTTCGTTCATTATATGAGAATGTGGAGTATGTCCGCTCAAAGCTGGAAAAGCTCACTGATTCATGCGGACAGCTGCTAAACTATTGCAGGGCTAGTGTCGATACGGCTTGA
- the ORM2 gene encoding sphingolipid homeostasis protein ORM2 (Syntenic homolog of Ashbya gossypii ACL189C; Syntenic homolog of Saccharomyces cerevisiae YGR038W (ORM1) and YLR350W (ORM2)), which translates to MTNLKPFPSYDNDRPTLEPVKDHRRRRSSSIISHVEPETFEEENDQQLLPNMNASWVEQRGAWGIHIVIIILLKLFYNLVPRITNEWSWTMTNMTYVIGSYIMFHLIKGTPFEFNGGAYDNLTMWEQLDNGMLYTPTRKFLISVPIALFLLSTHYSRYDLKLFLLNFVLTTMVAVVPKLPLTHRVRITIPGIIGPAQIG; encoded by the coding sequence ATGACTAATTTGAAACCATTTCCGTCGTATGACAATGATAGGCCAACGTTAGAACCTGTGAAAGATCATCGAAGAAGAAGGTCGTCAAGTATAATATCGCATGTTGAACCGGAGACATTTGAGGAAGAAAATGACCAGCAGTTATTGCCGAATATGAATGCTTCCTGGGTGGAGCAGCGTGGTGCATGGGGCATTCATATTGTCATAATAATACTATTGAAGTTGTTCTACAACTTAGTTCCGAGAATTACAAACGAATGGTCGTGGACCATGACGAACATGACATATGTGATTGGATCCTACATAATGTTCCATCTCATCAAAGGAACGCCTTTTGAATTTAACGGTGGGGCATATGATAACTTGACTATGTGGGAGCAGTTGGATAATGGGATGTTGTATACACCGACAAGGAAATTTTTAATAAGTGTACCAATTGCTTTGTTTTTGCTCAGCACGCATTACTCTAGATACGACCTCAAGTTGTTTTTATTGAATTTCGTTTTGACTACCATGGTTGCGGTAGTACCAAAATTACCACTAACCCATAGGGTTCGGATAACGATCCCAGGTATCATTGGGCCTGCACAGATTGGATGA
- the ACB1 gene encoding long-chain fatty acid transporter ACB1 (Syntenic homolog of Ashbya gossypii ACL188W; Syntenic homolog of Saccharomyces cerevisiae YGR037C (ACB1); 1-intron in Ashbya gossypii): MVSKLFEEKAAAVNALPQTPNRDELLKLYALYKQATVHDNTKEKPGIFNMKDRYKWDAWESLKGMSQEDAEQEYIRLADELSAKYSAEN; this comes from the exons ATGGTCTCAAAACTGTTCGAAGAAAAG GCTGCCGCCGTTAATGCTCTCCCACAAACTCCTAACAGGGACGAGCTTTTGAAGCTTTACGCTCTTTACAAACAGGCTACTGTTCATGACAATACCAAGGAGAAGCCTGGTATCTTCAACATGAAAGATCGTTATAAATGGGATGCCTGGGAAAGTTTGAAGGGTATGTCGCAAGAGGATGCTGAACAGGAATACATTCGCCTTGCTGATGAGCTTTCTGCGAAGTACTCAGCTGAAAATTAG
- the KSS1 gene encoding mitogen-activated serine/threonine-protein kinase KSS1 (Syntenic homolog of Ashbya gossypii ACL191C; Syntenic homolog of Saccharomyces cerevisiae YGR040W (KSS1)) — translation MPRTITYDIPSHYQLVDLIGEGAYGTVCSVIHKTTGTKVAIKKIQPFTRPMFVTRTLRELKLLKFFHDHENIISVLDIVRPASCQVFDAVYLVQELMETDLQRIIGRPKALSDDHIQYFTYQILRALKSLHSAQVIHRDLKPSNLLLNSSCDLKLCDFGLSRCLASSDRSRENMVGFMTEYVATRWYRAPEIMLSFQEYTTAMDIWSCGCILAEMISGKPLFPGRDYHHQLWIILEILGTPSLEDFEQIKSKRAKAYISTLPMRPKIPWNVVLGTNDINPQAMDLLDKMLTFNPDKRISAAEALQHPYLSTYHDPNDEPSYDVLNLQDDFWKVDNDARMKTEEEELSMETLKNMLYEEVMKPLQ, via the coding sequence ATGCCAAGAACAATTACATATGATATACCATCTCACTATCAATTGGTTGACTTGATTGGAGAAGGTGCTTATGGTACAGTGTGCTCTGTAATACATAAGACAACGGGAACTAAGGTTGCTATTAAGAAGATACAACCTTTTACCCGTCCTATGTTTGTTACACGAACTTTACGCGAATTAAAGTTGTTAAAATTCTTCCACGATCATGAAAATATCATATCAGTGCTTGATATTGTTCGTCCTGCATCATGCCAGGTATTCGATGCTGTATATTTGGTTCAGGAGTTGATGGAAACAGATTTGCAGAGAATCATTGGGCGACCAAAGGCATTATCAGATGACCATATCCAGTACTTCACTTATCAGATTTTAAGAGCTTTAAAATCACTGCATTCAGCTCAGGTTATACACAGGGATCTTAAGCCTTCTAACCTACTACTCAATTCTAGCTGTGACCTGAAGCTGTGCGATTTTGGACTTTCCCGTTGTCTGGCATCCAGCGATCGTTCTCGTGAGAACATGGTTGGATTTATGACTGAGTATGTCGCTACAAGATGGTACAGAGCTCCGGAAATTATGTTATCATTTCAAGAATACACTACTGCCATGGACATATGGTCCTGTGGGTGTATTTTAGCAGAAATGATCAGTGGAAAGCCTTTATTCCCAGGCCGAGACTATCATCATCAGCTATGGATTATACTAGAAATATTAGGGACACCTTCGCTCGAAGATTTTGAGCAGATAAAGAGTAAGCGTGCAAAAGCCTACATTTCAACACTCCCAATGAGGCCAAAGATACCATGGAATGTGGTATTAGGTACCAATGATATAAATCCTCAGGCTATGGATTTGCTGGACAAAATGCTAACGTTCAACCCTGATAAGCGAATAAGCGCAGCAGAAGCCTTGCAGCATCCGTACCTCAGTACATATCATGATCCTAACGATGAGCCAAGCTATGATGTGCTAAACTTACAGGATGACTTTTGGAAAGTTGATAATGACGCAAGAATGAAAACGGAAGAAGAGGAGCTATCAATGGAAACTCTTAAGAATATGTTGTATGAGGAGGTTATGAAACCTCTACAATAA
- the BUD8 gene encoding Bud8p (Syntenic homolog of Ashbya gossypii ACL193C; Syntenic homolog of Saccharomyces cerevisiae YGR041W (BUD9) and YLR353W (BUD8)), whose amino-acid sequence MTTNRVLLGQHSPSDLLDSYSSSSTTGLPDIDDDLEAGDTKRTDSYFSELFDPIKLSNNSERNRDTRIDTDADTLTNTSTKRSLFYGRLNTVRSIASKKFTATVDEQAAQEVLHSDPSTKDTNTSNHTLSTNDLLQEDKSAARRLKEPVTINKLSVGSVTTDRANTEMTSEKEKMHERVLTMMKRPSLLTSSMLSSRKSSRVASGSVDYSISIPSLRTMSGADRRRLKEKLHAIDNEQPGQSPRSLTPEIVHKRLSSSADMLLEEGIQISKLHELKRPIVDLEKNSSVRSFDGSDTKREESITDVYCIPAIILLFFAGLFVPAIFFMIAGGRYSGVSDFSLASLVLNTKYRPKSAQRHSGYAKLRWFRIMALIVGLLETLALMAVIAIVLGLHLLGR is encoded by the coding sequence ATGACAACGAATCGGGTTTTGTTGGGTCAACATAGTCCTAGTGATCTGCTGGATAGTTACTCGTCCTCGTCTACTACGGGATTACCAGATATAGACGATGATCTTGAAGCCGGTGATACAAAAAGAACAGATTCATACTTTAGTGAGTTATTTGATCCTATTAAACTGTCGAACAATTCAGAGCGGAATCGTGATACTCGAATTGACACAGATGCTGATACATTAACCAACACATCAACGAAACGAAGTTTGTTCTATGGGAGGCTAAATACTGTACGCTCTATTGCAAGTAAGAAGTTTACCGCTACTGTAGATGAGCAAGCCGCCCAAGAGGTGTTACATTCGGATCCCTCGACCAAGGACACCAACACAAGCAACCACACCCTCAGTACAAACGATTTACTTCAGGAAGATAAATCAGCAGCACGAAGGTTAAAAGAGCCAGTGACTATTAATAAATTGTCCGTTGGATCAGTCACTACGGATAGAGCCAACACAGAAATGACATCCGAAAAGGAAAAGATGCACGAAAGAGTACTGACTATGATGAAAAGGCCCTCCCTGCTTACAAGTTCTATGCTGTCATCAAGAAAATCTTCGAGGGTAGCGAGTGGCTCGGTAGATTATTCAATTTCAATTCCCTCCCTAAGGACAATGAGTGGTGCAGATAGGCGAAGGCTGAAAGAAAAATTACATGCTATAGATAATGAACAACCTGGCCAAAGCCCAAGATCCTTAACGCCTGAAATAGTACACAAAAGGCTCTCATCCTCAGCTGATATGCTGCTGGAAGAAGGCATCCAAATCAGTAAACTCCACGAACTGAAGAGGCCAATTGTTGATTTGGAAAAGAACTCTTCTGTACGTTCGTTTGACGGATCCGATACCAAACGTGAAGAATCCATTACTGACGTGTATTGCATTCCAGCGATAATACTTCTTTTTTTTGCAGGCCTATTTGTGCCAGCAATATTTTTTATGATAGCAGGCGGTAGATATTCAGGTGTATCTGATTTCTCTCTTGCCAGCCTTGTTCTTAACACAAAATATCGACCAAAATCAGCTCAGCGCCATTCTGGGTACGCCAAACTACGCTGGTTTCGAATTATGGCCCTGATTGTAGGCTTATTAGAAACTTTGGCGTTGATGGCAGTGATTGCCATCGTCCTTGGCCTACATTTGTTAGGGCGGTAG